From Salipiger profundus, a single genomic window includes:
- a CDS encoding peroxidase-related enzyme (This protein belongs to a clade of uncharacterized proteins related to peroxidases such as the alkylhydroperoxidase AhpD.), with translation MTKDQPTALDLPMVDPLPPETRKYFDICDEKLGMVPNVLKAHAFDIDKLNAFTAMYNELMLADSGLSKLEREMIAVVVSSVNKCFYCLTAHGAAVRQLSGDPKLGEMLVMNWRVADLPYRQRAMLSFAEKMTKASAEIAEYDREALRDAGFSERDIWDIANVAGFFNMTNRVASATDMRPNDAYHAQAR, from the coding sequence ATGACCAAGGACCAGCCCACCGCGCTCGACCTGCCCATGGTGGACCCGCTTCCGCCGGAGACGCGGAAATACTTCGACATCTGCGACGAGAAGCTGGGCATGGTGCCCAACGTGCTCAAGGCCCATGCCTTCGATATCGACAAGCTCAACGCCTTCACCGCGATGTACAACGAGCTGATGCTGGCGGACTCGGGGCTGTCGAAGCTCGAGCGCGAGATGATCGCGGTGGTGGTGTCCTCGGTCAACAAGTGCTTCTACTGCCTGACCGCCCACGGCGCGGCGGTGCGTCAGCTCTCGGGCGACCCCAAGCTGGGCGAGATGCTGGTGATGAACTGGCGGGTGGCCGACCTGCCCTACCGCCAGCGCGCCATGCTGAGCTTTGCCGAGAAGATGACGAAGGCCAGCGCCGAGATCGCCGAATACGACCGCGAGGCGCTGCGCGACGCCGGCTTCTCTGAGCGCGACATCTGGGACATCGCCAACGTGGCGGGGTTCTTCAACATGACCAACCGCGTGGCGAGCGC
- a CDS encoding GNAT family N-acetyltransferase has translation MIPGLPRLYAAIDGTWPAARLVHTGPWTLREGGGGGKRVSCASADGDWTTDDLAAAEKAMRMLDQTPLFMIRVGEDALDAALDARGYRLIDPVTLWCTPVAALTDVEIPRVTTFALWEPLAVTREIWEEAGIGAARQRVMERVKGPKAGLLGRIDDRPAGAGFCAIHDGIAMVHALEIRAPQRGKGLGKWMMRRAAAWAGEHGAEWLAVLCLTDNAAANGLYASLGFEVVGQYHYRINPEA, from the coding sequence ATGATACCCGGGCTGCCGCGCCTCTACGCCGCCATCGACGGCACCTGGCCCGCGGCGCGCCTGGTGCACACCGGCCCGTGGACGCTGCGCGAAGGCGGTGGCGGCGGCAAGCGCGTGTCCTGCGCCAGCGCCGATGGCGACTGGACCACGGACGACCTTGCCGCCGCCGAAAAGGCGATGCGGATGCTCGACCAGACGCCGCTGTTCATGATCCGCGTCGGCGAAGACGCCCTCGACGCCGCGCTCGACGCGCGCGGCTACAGGCTGATCGACCCGGTGACACTCTGGTGCACGCCGGTCGCGGCGCTCACCGACGTCGAGATCCCGCGGGTCACGACCTTTGCGCTCTGGGAGCCGCTCGCGGTCACCCGCGAGATCTGGGAGGAGGCCGGCATCGGCGCCGCGCGCCAGCGCGTGATGGAACGGGTCAAGGGCCCGAAGGCCGGGCTGCTGGGCCGCATCGACGACCGCCCTGCCGGCGCCGGGTTCTGCGCCATCCACGACGGCATCGCCATGGTGCACGCGCTGGAAATCCGCGCCCCGCAGCGGGGCAAGGGGCTGGGCAAGTGGATGATGCGCCGCGCCGCCGCATGGGCCGGCGAGCATGGCGCCGAATGGCTCGCGGTGCTCTGCCTGACCGACAACGCAGCGGCGAACGGTCTCTATGCTTCCCTCGGCTTCGAGGTCGTGGGACAGTATCACTATCGCATCAACCCCGAGGCATGA
- a CDS encoding competence/damage-inducible protein A, with product MTNPTAAMIVIGDEILSGRTRDSNMNHLARELTKTGVDLKEVRVVSDEREAIVSAVQALSAAYTHVFTSGGIGPTHDDITADCVAAAFGVHIDIREDAYQLLHAHYDRRGSEFNAARQRMARIPDGAALIDNPVSIAPGFVLENVYVMAGVPSVFEAMVASVLPTLTGGAPLLSQTLRIERGEGEIAGPLSALAADFPDLSIGSYPYQQDGAYGANIVIRGQDGARIDAAMSRLNDLFPG from the coding sequence ATGACCAACCCCACCGCCGCCATGATCGTGATCGGTGACGAGATCCTCTCGGGCCGCACCCGCGATTCGAACATGAACCACCTCGCCCGCGAGCTGACCAAGACCGGCGTCGACCTCAAGGAGGTGCGCGTGGTCTCGGACGAGCGCGAGGCGATCGTCTCGGCGGTGCAGGCGCTGAGCGCGGCCTACACCCATGTGTTCACCTCGGGCGGCATCGGGCCCACCCATGACGACATCACCGCCGACTGCGTGGCCGCGGCCTTCGGCGTGCACATCGACATCCGCGAGGACGCCTACCAGCTGCTGCACGCCCATTACGACCGGCGCGGTTCCGAGTTCAACGCGGCGCGGCAACGTATGGCGCGCATTCCCGACGGCGCCGCGCTGATCGACAACCCGGTGTCCATCGCGCCGGGCTTCGTGCTCGAGAACGTTTACGTCATGGCGGGCGTGCCCTCGGTCTTCGAGGCGATGGTCGCGAGCGTGCTGCCGACGCTCACCGGCGGCGCGCCGCTCTTGTCGCAGACCCTGCGCATCGAGCGCGGCGAGGGCGAGATCGCCGGGCCGCTCTCGGCGCTCGCCGCCGACTTCCCCGACCTGTCGATCGGCTCCTACCCCTACCAGCAGGACGGGGCCTACGGCGCGAACATCGTGATCCGCGGCCAGGACGGCGCCCGGATCGATGCGGCCATGAGCCGGCTCAACGACCTGTTCCCGGGATGA
- the sfsA gene encoding DNA/RNA nuclease SfsA, protein MRFQTPLIPATLLRRYKRFLADARLDDGREITAHVANPGSMMGLKDEGLRIWLEPNDDPKRKLKYAWRLVEHETGAFTGVDTGVPNRMLRAALQDRRVPGLEGYTRVRPEVKYGENSRIDFLLSGEGRPDAPDAYVEVKSVTLSRTPGLAEFPDSVTARGAKHLAELAAMARAGHRAVILYLVQRTDCSAVTLAADIDPTYAAGFAEATAQGVEVLAFDCAIDPGGVSLKGPLPFHAP, encoded by the coding sequence ATGCGCTTTCAAACCCCCTTGATCCCGGCCACGCTGCTGCGTCGCTACAAACGCTTTCTCGCCGACGCGCGGCTCGACGACGGACGCGAGATCACCGCGCATGTGGCCAACCCCGGCAGCATGATGGGCCTGAAGGACGAGGGGCTGAGAATCTGGCTCGAGCCCAACGATGACCCGAAGCGCAAGCTCAAGTATGCCTGGCGGCTGGTCGAGCACGAGACCGGCGCCTTCACCGGCGTCGACACCGGCGTGCCGAACCGGATGCTGCGCGCGGCGCTACAAGACCGCCGGGTGCCGGGCCTCGAGGGCTACACGCGCGTGCGCCCCGAGGTGAAATACGGTGAGAACAGCCGCATCGACTTCCTGCTATCCGGCGAGGGCCGGCCCGATGCCCCCGATGCCTATGTCGAGGTGAAATCCGTGACCCTGTCGCGCACCCCCGGCCTTGCGGAGTTTCCCGACAGCGTCACCGCGCGCGGCGCGAAGCATCTTGCCGAGCTGGCCGCGATGGCGCGGGCCGGGCATCGCGCGGTGATCCTCTACCTCGTGCAGCGTACCGATTGCAGCGCGGTCACGCTCGCCGCCGACATCGACCCGACCTATGCCGCGGGCTTCGCCGAGGCCACAGCGCAGGGCGTCGAGGTGCTCGCCTTCGACTGTGCAATCGACCCCGGCGGCGTGTCTCTGAAAGGGCCGCTGCCCTTCCACGCGCCCTGA